CTCCAGTGTCCACGACGCCGCCTTGCGCTGGACGTACGCGTTGGAGTGGACGGTGAGGTTCGAGCCGTTGGTCGAGCTGACCTCCATGATGTTCGGCATGTGGTAGTCGAGCAGGTTGGCGGTGCCGTTGATGCCCACCTCGGCGCCCACGTTGAACGCCGACACGTCCACCTTGGCGCCGCCCACCACGGAGCCAATCACCTCCGAGTCCACCGTGCTGGAGGCGTTGCGCGTGGTGAGGTTGTGGCTGGCGGTGTACTGGACCTTCGCCTTGGCGGAGGCCGACAGCGTCGCGGTGACGACCTTGATGGTGTAGGAGAAGGACTTGCTCGCGCCAGGAATCGTCTGGTTGTAGATGACCACGGGCGTGGTGGCCCCCTGGAAGTCGAGGAGCGTCTCCGGGCACGTCAGGCCCGGCAGGTCCGTGAGGTTCTGGGCGGGGACGCAGGACTTGTTGATGGCCTTCTTCCAGACAATCGAGCCGCCGGCCCGGATGTAGATGCCGGCCTGGTTGGTCTTGCAGGCCCGGGCGACGGGCTGCACGTTGGAATACACGTCCAGCGCCGGGTTGGAGTAGGAGCCAATCTCCTTGCCCACGATGAGGAAGCGGGCCCGCGCGCCCAGCTGCGCGTTGGCCGTGTCGATGGCGACGCGCGACGAGTAGTAGCTCCAGCCCTTCATGCCGAGCGCGGAATTGCCCAGGTTCTGGGTGCCGGTGTTCTTCGCGCAGGTGATGGTGTACGTGCTCCCCGAGCCGCTCTCCGTACACGGCTCCGTGGTCGTCGCGTGGATGTCGAAGTTGGGCGGGGGAATCGCGTTGCAGACATACGCCGAGCAGGTGGCGGCGGCGCCCGAATCGGAGATGCACTGGGCGTTGCAGTCCGAGGTGGAGTCGCAGAACGAGGCGCACGGGGCGTCGCGCGTCTCCTCGGGGATGTAGCAGGTGAAGTGGCCGCACCAGCTGGTGTTGCCGTAGTTGTCGGCACATTCGTAGCCGCAGTCGCTGCTGGAGTTACAGACGGCCGAGCAGGATGAAGTCAGGCTGGCGCTGCTGCTGTCGCCGCAGGCGGACTGGAAGTCCGAGCAGCAGTCGCCGTACTCGGAGCAGGACGCGTCGCAGTAGCACGTCCCGGCGGAGCTGCCGCAGTTGTCGACACAGGACTGCGCGGCCGCGGTGTCGGGGATGGCGGCGAGTGCCAGCCCGAACGTCAGCGCCGCGACGCGCAGGACGGGTGAGAGGAGTTGCATGGGGTCTCCGTTGTGAGGGCAGACGGGGAGCGAGCCCCTGCCTGCGATGCAGGAGCGGAATTGCCCGACGTGAGGCAGGTGCTCGGCCCTCTTCCTGGGAACGGAGAAACGGGAATTATGTCGCACGTGTCGCACGCGCGGTTCGTCCCCATTCCGTCCCAGGCCTGCCAGGTCGGGAGGGGACGCCATACCCGCAGTGTCGCGGGCACGGGATTTCCGGCTGTGCGGGAATGGGACGCGGCGGGGGCGCTCAGGCCCGCCGCAACGTGATGACAGCAAGCTCCGGCGGGGCGCCCAGCCGGACCGGGGGCCCGGTGGTGCCGGCGCCGCGATTCACGTACAGCCACGAGCGGCCCTGCCGGTACAGCCCGGCCGTCCACCGGGTGATGAACCGCGCCAGGGACAGGCGGCGGACGCCCGGCACCGCGAGCTGCCCGCCGTGGGTGTGTCCCGAGAGCGTCAGCTCCACGCCTCGGGCCTGCGCCTGGGGAAACAGGTCCGGGTCATGCGCGAGCAGCACCGTGGGCGCGCCCTCGGGACGCGCCGCGAGCGCCCGCCCCAGGTCGTGCCGCGAGGTCCAGGTGTCGTCGACGCCCGCGACATAGAGGCGAGCCCCACCCCGCTCGACGACGACGCCACGGTTGCGCAGCACCTGGAGGCCGTGGCGCTGCAGCTCGCGGACGAAGTGCTCGCCGTCGGTGAAGTAGTCGTGGTTGCCCATGCAGGCGAAGGCGCCGTCCTTCGCGCGCAGGCCGCCGAGTGCGCGCGCGACGGCGTCGACATGGGAGGAGCCGTGGGTAATCAGGTCGCCGGTGACGGTGACGAGGTCCAGGTCCAGCCCGTTGAGGCGCGACACCCAGGAGGCCACGCGCGCCTCGGGCACGTGGGGGCCGCAGTGCACGTCGGAGAGCTGACCGATGCGGTAGCCGTCCAGCTCCGGTGGCAGTCCCTCGACGCGCACGGTGCGCCTGCGCAGGCGGGGCCGGCCGAGGACCGCGTCACCGCCCACCACCAGCGCGAGGCCGCCGGCCAGGGCCCACGTGGCCCCACCCGGCGCGCCGGCCCGGATGGCCAGCAGGGCGGGGAGCATGAGCAGGTCGAACACCAGGCAGGCCGACCACCACCCCAGCGCCAGGTAGGTGGACGGGCTGCGAGGCGTGGCTGTCCA
This DNA window, taken from Pyxidicoccus xibeiensis, encodes the following:
- a CDS encoding metallophosphoesterase is translated as MSLRTLLQGRFPLMAGLLVTVVQLPPVLWLCAATHTPLPAVVALLVSWPYLRKLESPWTATPRSPSTYLALGWWSACLVFDLLMLPALLAIRAGAPGGATWALAGGLALVVGGDAVLGRPRLRRRTVRVEGLPPELDGYRIGQLSDVHCGPHVPEARVASWVSRLNGLDLDLVTVTGDLITHGSSHVDAVARALGGLRAKDGAFACMGNHDYFTDGEHFVRELQRHGLQVLRNRGVVVERGGARLYVAGVDDTWTSRHDLGRALAARPEGAPTVLLAHDPDLFPQAQARGVELTLSGHTHGGQLAVPGVRRLSLARFITRWTAGLYRQGRSWLYVNRGAGTTGPPVRLGAPPELAVITLRRA